A window from Rhizosphaericola mali encodes these proteins:
- a CDS encoding glycosyltransferase family 4 protein — protein sequence MDVRKKVLLVNDFEKGGGAEGVFQMTADLLSSSCDVFRYTAYKGFDDSGSNPLSYIYSKKHFRNIRDIVVKEDINIVHVHNFRWISPSVFQVHKWLKRHHHKSVKFILTAHDYLLACPNVAYGYYDKKNGFVKYPTDALPGSFLFKQMDQNGLKFSMLKKIQWYLAFKIFKLQNEIDQVITPSIFLKNILQLNCPKLPIEVIRNPISPEVLKIPMNMPQRKRLEGNFRLIYLGRVASEKGTDLLLKMLSELIDTIDFQLDIFGTGPLSEGIKLLIQNLGLNNHVSYKGFVSFEEIKTNFVNYDAFVMSSIWYENAPLSIVEAAINRLALITPNIGGMKELAELCGNAFLYELGDTRSLKKAINQAISSLNIEIENNTLKIRNIFSQETYINLLNECYS from the coding sequence ATGGACGTTAGAAAAAAGGTTTTGTTAGTCAATGATTTTGAAAAGGGTGGGGGCGCCGAGGGCGTTTTCCAGATGACAGCAGATCTTTTGTCTTCTTCTTGTGATGTTTTTAGATACACAGCTTACAAGGGTTTTGACGATTCAGGTTCTAATCCACTATCTTACATTTATTCAAAGAAGCATTTCAGAAATATCCGTGACATCGTAGTTAAAGAAGATATTAATATTGTGCATGTTCATAATTTCAGGTGGATTAGCCCATCTGTTTTTCAAGTTCATAAGTGGTTAAAACGACATCATCATAAATCAGTTAAGTTTATATTGACAGCTCATGATTATCTATTGGCTTGTCCCAATGTGGCTTATGGATATTATGACAAAAAAAATGGTTTTGTGAAATATCCAACAGATGCATTACCTGGCTCATTTCTTTTCAAACAAATGGACCAGAACGGTTTGAAGTTTAGTATGTTGAAAAAAATACAATGGTATTTGGCTTTCAAAATATTCAAATTACAAAACGAAATTGATCAGGTTATAACACCCTCTATTTTTTTGAAAAATATTTTACAATTAAATTGTCCTAAACTTCCTATAGAAGTCATTCGAAACCCTATTTCACCTGAGGTTTTAAAAATTCCTATGAATATGCCTCAAAGAAAGCGTTTGGAGGGGAACTTTCGTTTAATATATTTAGGACGCGTAGCTTCTGAAAAAGGTACAGATTTGTTATTAAAAATGCTTTCCGAACTTATTGATACTATAGATTTTCAATTAGATATATTTGGAACTGGACCACTAAGTGAAGGTATAAAACTATTAATTCAGAATTTGGGGTTAAATAATCATGTTTCATACAAAGGGTTTGTGTCTTTTGAAGAAATAAAAACGAATTTTGTGAATTACGATGCATTTGTGATGTCTTCAATATGGTATGAAAATGCTCCTTTGTCTATTGTAGAAGCAGCCATCAATAGGCTTGCATTGATTACGCCCAATATTGGTGGTATGAAAGAATTGGCCGAATTATGTGGTAACGCTTTTTTGTATGAATTAGGTGATACTAGGTCATTAAAAAAAGCAATCAATCAAGCTATTTCATCGTTGAATATTGAAATTGAAAATAATACTTTAAAGATTCGAAATATTTTTTCTCAAGAAACGTATATAAATTTATTGAATGAATGTTATTCATGA
- a CDS encoding glycosyltransferase family 4 protein yields MEIRSIFLFVAEINKPGGTERVVVNLANSFHKRGYSVTVVSVNTQHGNTFYLLEQGVALIHLGVVLERNVLKRVSFGFRNTVNRIKSILPKSPTILMATDPITCYALALIQPKFPLHKYIACEHMGLAIAQKYSLLARKWLFGRMDAIVTLTQRDKSALLNAKIPHKHIAVIPNEISFFPENTCDYKAKQILTVGKYDNQKGYDLLLKYVIPLLRNYQDWKLVLVGQGEWKTSLQKNIEDASLTKQIELHQPTKDIVQYYLKSSIYVMSSRYEGFPMVLLEARACGLPVLSVDCPSGPADILHEDDGILVPMNDAWSFREGLEKLMKNIELRRNLGQNAQKDSENYNSDSIYQQWKALFDEL; encoded by the coding sequence ATGGAAATACGTTCAATTTTTTTATTCGTTGCGGAAATTAATAAACCTGGAGGTACGGAACGCGTGGTTGTCAATCTGGCAAATAGCTTTCATAAACGAGGATATTCGGTGACTGTGGTTAGTGTAAATACGCAGCATGGAAATACTTTTTATCTATTGGAGCAAGGCGTTGCATTGATACATTTGGGGGTTGTATTAGAACGAAATGTATTGAAACGCGTGAGTTTTGGTTTTCGTAATACAGTCAATAGAATTAAAAGTATTTTGCCTAAATCACCAACTATATTGATGGCGACGGACCCAATCACTTGTTATGCATTGGCTTTGATCCAACCTAAATTCCCTTTACATAAATACATTGCTTGCGAACACATGGGATTGGCTATTGCACAAAAATATTCTCTGTTGGCGAGAAAATGGTTGTTCGGAAGGATGGATGCGATTGTTACTTTGACACAAAGAGACAAATCTGCATTGCTGAATGCTAAGATTCCGCATAAGCACATTGCAGTTATTCCTAATGAAATTTCTTTTTTTCCAGAAAATACCTGTGATTACAAGGCGAAGCAGATTTTGACTGTGGGTAAATATGATAACCAAAAAGGCTATGATCTCCTTTTGAAATACGTGATTCCTCTTTTGCGAAATTATCAAGATTGGAAATTGGTATTAGTTGGACAAGGCGAATGGAAAACTAGCCTACAAAAAAACATAGAGGATGCTAGTCTTACTAAACAAATCGAATTACATCAACCAACAAAGGATATAGTTCAGTATTATTTAAAGTCTTCTATATATGTGATGAGTTCACGCTATGAAGGTTTTCCTATGGTTTTGTTAGAAGCGAGAGCTTGTGGTCTCCCTGTTTTGTCAGTAGATTGCCCTTCGGGTCCTGCCGATATTTTACATGAAGATGATGGAATATTGGTTCCTATGAACGATGCATGGTCATTTCGTGAAGGGTTAGAAAAACTAATGAAAAATATAGAATTAAGAAGAAATTTGGGGCAGAATGCTCAAAAAGATTCGGAAAATTATAACTCCGACTCAATTTATCAGCAATGGAAAGCGTTATTTGATGAATTGTAA